One segment of Clavelina lepadiformis chromosome 2, kaClaLepa1.1, whole genome shotgun sequence DNA contains the following:
- the LOC143447315 gene encoding thyrostimulin alpha-2 subunit-like — MKFLLLLCLFVATTLAGGKSKWKVPGCHLRGYQKQIHVDNCKSVIIGINACRGYCPSITYPSDYATKMESNGRHNYTAQAACCTIESYERIEFPMTCGGSTVMESIMSAVECRCGECEEY, encoded by the exons atgaaatttttattgctgcTGTGTCTTTTTGTCGCTACTACTCTAGCAGGTGGGAAATCAAAGTGGAAAGTGCCCGGCTGCCATCTCAGAG GCtaccaaaaacaaattcacGTTGACAACTGCAAAAGCGTAATCATTGGCATCAACGCTTGTCGAGGTTACTGCCCGTCTATAACCTACCCCTCTGACTACGCGACCAAGATGGAATCAAACGGACGTCACAATTACACCGCGCAAGCCGCCTGCTGCACCATAGAATCGTACGAAAGG ATCGAGTTCCCGATGACCTGTGGCGGAAGTACCGTAATGGAAAGCATCATGTCGGCGGTAGAATGCAGATGCGGGGAGTGTGAAGAATATTAA